The Xiphophorus couchianus chromosome 5, X_couchianus-1.0, whole genome shotgun sequence genome includes a region encoding these proteins:
- the LOC114144083 gene encoding piggyBac transposable element-derived protein 4-like, producing MAKRTQKLMNAEEALELLMQNSKPWDSEGEDIDEEVIDKEDLDAQPDSDSELSSDEETLPLPKKRARSGSEPTETTKDGTVWRQEQVGTHLHFTPIEPYAKDGEPSAKASRSIRSRLQSFLCFITLEMLRTIQQWTTQHASQEQQDWFMDLSELMAFISVIILRGVTKVPSLCDSCSANLGNPMIISTMARNRFQNIMRHLRFDDMFTRRERAETNRFAAISDLWESFAANCISSYSPGRHITVDEQLFPTKTRCCFLQYIATKPDKFGIKFWVACDLKSKYICNVFPYLGKDPSRPSGERLSETVVMRLMEPFMDKGRTVTTDNFFTSLSLAQRLRSQKTTILGTVNKCRREIPQSTKRKDHTEFTTQVFSTSDATLTVYVPKRKKVVYILISMHSVVETEDTTRRKPNTIKQYNKAKCGVDVMDKMVREYSVRAGTQRWPVAVFYNMIDMAALNAHVLYQACTGVQERRVDFLVELAKELANSHVSEKKACKEQLLCQQPATPSPGKRAKCQINRRCIKNSTNRRCVDCFKYACGKCSKPMNWQCQMCADSADSAQNEG from the exons ATGGCGAAGAGGACACAGAAGCTGATGAATGCTGAAGAGGCTTTGGAATTACTTATGCAGAATTCCAAGCCTTGGGATTCAGAAGGAGAAGATATAGATGAAGAAGTCATAGACAAAGAAGACCTAGACGCTCAACCGGATTCGGACTCTGAGCTCTCTTCAG atgAGGAGACTCTCCCGCTACCAAAAAAGAGAGCTCGTTCGGGGAGTGAGCCGACAGAGACCACGAAGGATGGTACAGTGTGGCGGCAGGAACAAGTGGGGACACATCTCCATTTCACTCCAATTGAGCCGTACGCCAAAGATGGAGAGCCAAGCGCTAAGGCCAGTCGAAGCATCCGGAGTCGCCTTCAGagcttcctctgttttattactCTGGAGATGCTTCGTACCATTCAACAGTGGACCACCCAACATGCAAGTCAGGAGCAGCAGGATTGGTTCATGGATCTCTcggaactaatggcatttatttcagtcattatcttgcggggggtgaccaaggttccatcactatgtgacagctgttCAGCAAACCTGGGAAACCCAATGATCATTTCAACTATGGCCCGAAACCGCTTCCAAAACATCATGCGACACCTACGCTTTGATGACATGTTTACACGCCGTGAGCGAGCGGAGACCAACAGATTCGCTGCAATCTCTGATCTTTGGGAATCGTTTGCCGCTAACTGCATCTCATCCTACAGCCCTGGTCGACACATCACTGTTGATGAACAGCTTTTCCCCACTAAAACCCGCTGCTGTTTCCTTCAATACATAGCAACAAAACCGGACAAGTTTGGCATCAAGTTTTGGGTGGCTTGCGACTTGAAATCAAAGTACATCTGCAATGTCTTCCCATATCTTGGCAAGGACCCCAGTCGTCCCAGCGGGGAGAGACTGTCCGAGACTGTAGTGATGAGGCTGATGGAACCATTCATGGACAAGGGCAGAACTGTAACCACGGACAATTTCTTCACATCACTGTCACTTGCGCAACGACTGCGTAGCCAGAAAACCACCATCCTCGGCACAGTCAACAAGTGTCGCAGGGAAATTCCACAATCCACTAAACGGAAGGATCACACTGAATTCaccactcaggtgttttcaacCTCTGATGCCACGCTGACTGTGTATGTGCCCAAAAGGAAGAAGGTCGTTTACATTCTCATCAGCATGCACAGCGTGGTTGAGACTGAGGATACCACCAGAAGAAAGCCAAACACCATCAAACAATATAACAAAGCAAAGTGCGGTGTGGATGTGATGGACAAAATGGTGCGGGAGTACAGCGTGCGTGCAGGAACACAGAGGTGGCCAGTTGCCGTGTTCtacaacatgattgacatggcagcactgaatgcgcATGTGCTGTATCAGGCATGCactggggtgcaggagagacgggtggacttcctggtggagcttgcaaaagagttggctaactctcatgtgagtgagaagaaggcgtGCAAGGAGCAACTGCTTTGCCAACAACCTGccacacccagcccaggcaaaagggcgaagtgccAAATCAACCGtcgatgcattaaaaatagtacaaatagGAGATGTGTTGACTGCTTCAAATACGCATGTGGCAAATGCAGCAAGCCCATGAACTGGCAGTGCCAGATGTGTGCCGACAGTGCAGACAGTGCACAGAATGAGGGCTGA